A single window of Oncorhynchus clarkii lewisi isolate Uvic-CL-2024 chromosome 10, UVic_Ocla_1.0, whole genome shotgun sequence DNA harbors:
- the LOC139417893 gene encoding dynein light chain 2, cytoplasmic isoform X1 yields the protein MVKRFLHSVSLTNLLLPPPLVTMTDRKAVIKNADMSEDMQQDAVDCATQAMEKYNIEKDIAAYIKKEFDKKYNPTWHCIVGRNFGSYVTHETKHFIYFYLGQVAILLFKSG from the exons ATGGTGAAGCGATTTCTCCATAGTGTATCTTTAACTAaccttcttctccctccccctctagtCACCATGACCGACAGGAAGGCTGTCATAAAGAATGCCGACATGTCAGAGGACATGCAGCAGGATGCTGTGGATTGTGCCACTCAGGCCATGGAGAAATACAACATTGAGAAGGACATCGCTGCTTACATCAAGAAG GAGTTTGACAAGAAGTACAACCCTACGTGGCATTGCATTGTGGGTAGAAACTTTGGCAGCTACGTGACGCATGAAACCAAACACTTCATCTACTTCTACCTGGGCCAGGTGGCCATCCTGCTCTTCAAGTCTGGTTGA
- the LOC139417893 gene encoding dynein light chain 2, cytoplasmic isoform X2 encodes MTDRKAVIKNADMSEDMQQDAVDCATQAMEKYNIEKDIAAYIKKEFDKKYNPTWHCIVGRNFGSYVTHETKHFIYFYLGQVAILLFKSG; translated from the exons ATGACCGACAGGAAGGCTGTCATAAAGAATGCCGACATGTCAGAGGACATGCAGCAGGATGCTGTGGATTGTGCCACTCAGGCCATGGAGAAATACAACATTGAGAAGGACATCGCTGCTTACATCAAGAAG GAGTTTGACAAGAAGTACAACCCTACGTGGCATTGCATTGTGGGTAGAAACTTTGGCAGCTACGTGACGCATGAAACCAAACACTTCATCTACTTCTACCTGGGCCAGGTGGCCATCCTGCTCTTCAAGTCTGGTTGA